One window of Oncorhynchus kisutch isolate 150728-3 unplaced genomic scaffold, Okis_V2 Okis05a-Okis16b_hom, whole genome shotgun sequence genomic DNA carries:
- the LOC109876994 gene encoding gastrula zinc finger protein XlCGF26.1-like, with the protein MASVKLEDCSQTLELNVSIKNEEEEEEKIRTTVSHGDHVDTFSTFREQQQEDQRAKRSLHCPHCEEIFPFLSKLKTHQRIHTGEKPYSCSDCGKCFKTSTQLKVHQRTHTGEKPFFCPDCGTSFSQLSHLKSHERIHTGEKPYSCSDCGKCFKTSNELNVHQRTHTGEKPFFCSDCGASFSHLGTLKTHQLIHTGEKPYSCSDCGKQFKTSTQLKVHQKTHTGEKPYVCSDCGKCFKTSTELKVHQRTHTGEKPYYCSDCGTSFSKFSHLKTHKRIHTGEKPFFCSDCGVSFSRLGTLKIHHRIHTGAKPYSCSDCGKCFKKSNELKVHQRTHTGEKPFFCPDCGTSFSQLSHLKSHERIHTGEKPYSCSDCGKCFTTSTHLKVHQRTHTGEKPYYCSDCGKCFKTSNELKVHQRTHTGEKPFFCSDCGASFSHLGTLKTHQLIHTGEKPYSCSDCGKRFKTSTQLKVHQKTHTGEKPYVCSDCGKCFKTSTELKVHQRTHTGEKPYYCSDCGTSFSKFSHLKTHELIHTGEKPFFCSDCGVSFSRLGTLKTHQRIHTGEKPFFCSNCGKRFKTSTQLKVHQRTHTGEKPFFCPDCGTSFSQPSHLKSHEHIHTGEKPNSCSDFGKCFKT; encoded by the coding sequence gagaccatGTTGATACATTCTCAACATTcagagagcaacagcaggaagatcagagagctaagaggtctcttcactgcccacattgtgaagagattttcccatttctatcaaagctaaaaacacaccaacgtatacacacaggagagaagccttactcctgctctgactgtggaaaatgcttcaaaacatcaactcagctaaaagttcaccagagaacacacacaggagagaagcctttcttctgCCCTGACTGTGGAACTAGTTTCTCTCAACTTTCCCACTTAAaatcacatgaacgtatacatacaggggagaagccatactcctgctctgactgtggaaaatgttttaaaacgtcAAATGAGCTAAacgttcaccagagaacacacacaggagagaagcctttcttctgctctgattgtggggcgagtttctctcaTTTGGGCaccttaaaaacacaccaacttatacacaccggagagaagccttactcctgctctgactgtggaaaacaGTTTAAAACATCAACtcagctaaaagttcatcagaagactcacacaggagagaagccttacgtctgctctgactgtgggaaatgcttcaaaacatcaactgagctaaaagttcatcagagaacacacacaggagagaagccatattactgctctgactgtggaactaGTTTCTCTAAATTTTCACACTTAAAAACACAtaaacgtatacatacaggagagaagcctttcttctgctctgactgtggggtgAGTTTCTCTCGTTTGGGCACCTTAAAAATACACCAccgtatacacacaggagcgaagccttattcctgctctgactgtggaaaatgttttaaaaaatcaaatgagctaaaagttcatcagagaacacacacaggagagaagcctttcttctgCCCTGACTGTGGAACTAGTTTCTCTCAACTTTCCCACTTAAaatcacatgaacgtatacatacaggggagaagccatactcctgttctgactgtggaaaatgcttcacaacatcaactcatctaaaagttcatcagagaacacacacaggagagaagccttattactgctctgactgtggaaaatgttttaaaacatcaaatgagctaaaagttcaccagagaacacacacaggagagaagcctttcttctgctctgattgtggggcgagtttctctcaTCTGGGCaccttaaaaacacaccaacttatacacaccggagagaagccttactcctgctctgactgtggaaaacgtTTTAAAACATCAACTCAGCTAAAAGTTCACCAGaagactcacacaggagagaagccttacgtctgctctgattgtggaaaatgcttcaaaacatcaactgagctaaaagttcatcagagaacacacacaggagagaagccgtattactgctctgactgtggaactagtttctctaaattttcccacttaaaaacacatgaacttatacatacaggagagaagcctttcttctgctctgactgtggggtgagtttctctcgactgggcaccttaaaaacacaccaacgtatacacacaggagagaagcctttcttctgCTCTAACTGTGGAAAACGTTTTAAAACATCAACtcagctaaaagttcatcagagaacacacacaggagagaagcctttcttctgCCCTGACTGTGGAACTAGTTTCTCTCAACCTTCCCACTTAAAATCCCATgaacatatacatacaggggagaagcctaactcctgctctgactttggaaaatgttttaaaacataa